The following is a genomic window from Salvia miltiorrhiza cultivar Shanhuang (shh) unplaced genomic scaffold, IMPLAD_Smil_shh fragScaff_scaffold_163_2:::fragment_2:::debris, whole genome shotgun sequence.
TCAGCAAGGAAATCCGGGAAAAGGACTTCCAAAAGACCTCGTACTGATGACATCTAATCTTTATGTTGTTTTGTTGGTTTTCTTTGTTATTTGTGGTTGTTGTTTCTGTTATTCCTGCTGTGTGTTGTTTTGTCGCGTGCAAAGTATGATTTTCCTACGACTGATATCTTATCAGTTGTTCACAATATATGAAAGTAACTGATCTCTTCCTGACGACAATctctttttgtccaggctctgattagcTATCTTATGCTATTATGCTATTTATCTTGCTCTGCGTTTTTCTGTTGCTTATTAAGTTCTTGTAAGATAATAGGTTATTCTGCtcagggggaatagtattcaccctattTTGAATTTTGCTTGCTTGTTTTTCAGTCGTTACTTTTGATAGGCTTgattgtatggttttggcatcatcaaaaaggggaaaattgttgggaaatagaagaaatatcctATCTCAGTTTTGATGATCTCAAAACCCTTAGTTTTCTTTTGTCTAAACTAGCCTCTTCATTCGAACTCAACTGTTAGAGTTCAATCTTTTAGCTAGACTAGAGTTTATAGGTAACTAAAGTCTCTCCGTATCAAAGACCGaagaaactgaagactgaagactcaGAAGATCAAAGCCCGACTGAAGATAGAACAACTGAAGGAAGATATTGGTGATACGAAGGACATCGTGAGCTAGAGATGTTCAGTTAAACAGGATGACAATTCAACTGAAGACAACGACTGCTCAAGAAAGGACAAAAGCtccaactgattcttcagttaaaCTCAAGTCTCACGTGCAAACACGTGTAAACAACGAAGCTTCGACTTGAGTATATCAGTCAACATTCTTCATCAGACTGAAACGTTGGCACCCGCATTAAATGCTCCTGCAACAACATTAAATGCACCTGATATGAAGATAGTCATTTTCAATACACCAACTTTTCTTTTTCGTGCTAAAATTCAGACGCACCCTGCTCCAAGGACAAAATGGATTCAAACCTTCAACCAATCAGGACCtaagaagattgaagcctcagcccaaagcGCAGAATGTCTCACAACAGCTAAAATCCTGAAGACCGTCTCTCCAACGGATATATTCGGtacttcacctataaatagagctcgagaaACGCCTTCAATCTTTACCGATTCAAAGACTTAtgctgaagctctgtcaaaatCACAAGCCAGCCATATCTTAGACAAATCTTttaaatcgaagaagagagtactcaaacgttgtaaaatcagtcttactgattacctaaactctcttacAAATCTAGGCAACTATTGTTTTATCCTAAGCCTAGAAtcgattacttgagagcctgttctcagtaatcttagttggatgatttcaaaccccttttcaaccgagcgaaaaTAGTGTTTGAGTatagaggagttcagaccagggctctgactccagagatcttagccaagCGCTGGAAAATGCATTtgtgtgtcttagcgtgctaagagtgagcgagaaatccaacccagtgtgttggtactaattttcagttcaaggtttgctgtgcacccgtaagcacaagcccagagtgtttgtcaaaTTGATCATTTGGTcatggacgtaggaacttgttccgaaccacgtaaaaattcttgtgttctttatctgctttcagttattcgTTATCTGTGTTAAACTTGTTTTCAAGTGAAACTTGCTTAACTAAGAACTctaactaaggattttattaagtgacaaactttctaaaggctatttggACTAAGTTTAAATTCTTCTGctgagttattagtctaactgaccaAGCAattgatagtcagtaagatttgtaactctactctgttttacaaactctagactgaagccttacgtgtggATATCTGTTAAAGCTCTGTGCTTGACTAAAATCAAAATACTAAAGTCAcctcagtatcagtctacaactaCTTTCCAActgaagtttggtttgtttgttttccGCAAAAATAGCCttcaggtgtattccccccccccccccaatacaCATGTTCAATTAACCCTCCAGGACCCAacagaaccattaaaattactgcatccgctatacaaattaatgcatacgctattaaatttactgcattcgaaaaaaataatttttttgctccctttaGGATCCAAACTTAggttctgcattcatccaccgtagatcttgatgatcgaatgtcttaaaatggttctccgttcatttttatttaatgattcttatttgaacctctccatatatatatatatatatatatatatatatatatatatatatatatagaggagggctagaataaaaacactcttaagtgtataaaatatggatGAATCTTGACCATTAGATCTTGATTGATCTAATGGCTTGAAATTagcttaattatatattaaataacaACCGAAAATTCATTAGAGGACAACCTAGTAATTTACCTAATCTATATTTTCGGTAACAAGATATGTATTTGTGATCaaatctctttctctttccATTTAATGATTAATCATTAAACATGTCTACAATTCGTATCATCAacaaatttttttatgtatttgtgtTGTTCTTATTTGTAGTGCTTCGATCTATAGTCCTATATTCATTGAGTTCTCAAAAATTTTATTCCTTAAAGTTGACATACTAATTCAACAAAGATTCGTAACAGTATTGAAAAAATTCGTAATACGATCTATTTGATACACACTACACATTCAGATAGATTATATAGTgggtttgatttttttaaaaaaactattAATTACGATCTTTAGTATTTGTATTattcttatttaaaaatatttatttataccaaaaaattgaaaactccgTAACACTTGTgagattaattatgaatttgctTAACAATTCATACGTCCGCGTGTAGTTTGTGCATTTCTATAGTATTTTATTTAGTCATTGCTTATATttctatagtatttttttaaaaaaactatgaattataatttttatgtatttgtgtTGTTCTTATTTGTAGTGCTTCGATATATAGTCCTATACTCATTGAATTCTCAAAAAATTATTCCTTACAGTTAACATACTAATTCAACAAAGATTCGTAACagtatttaaaaaattcgtaacaaATTCTATTTGATACACACTACACATTCAGCTAAATTCTATAGtgggtttaatttttttttttaactattaATGACGATCTTTAGTATTTGTATTActcttatttaaaaatatttattcatacagaaaaatttaaaaattcgtaACACTTGTgagattaattatgaatttgctTAGCAATTCGTACGTCCGCGTGTAGTTTGTGCATTTCTATAGTATTTTATTTAGTCGTTGCTTATATttctatagtattttttttttaaaactatgaattataatttttatgtatttgtgtTATTCTTTTTTGTAGTGCTTCGATCTATAGTCCTATACTCACTGAGTTCTCAAAAATTTTATTCCTTAAAGTTGACATACTAATTCAACAAAGATTCGTAACAGTATTGAGAAAATTCGTAACAAATTCTATTTGACATACACTACACATTCAGCTAAATTCGTAACAGGATTGAAAAAGTTCGTAACAGGATTGAAAAAATTCGTAACACTTGTgagattaattatgaatttgctTAACAATTCGTATGCCCGCATGTAGTTTGTGCATTTGTATAGTCTTTTATTTAGTCATTGCTTATATTTctatagtattttttaattaaacaatgaattataatttttatgtatttgtgtTGTTCTCATTAGTAGTGCTTCGTCCTATACTAATTGAGTTCTGAAAAAATTTATTCCTTAAAGTTTGCATACttattcaacaaaaatatttaaaaaatcttAACATTTGTCAGATTATTTGTAAGCTATAAATTGTGCCTTCACATGCACCAAGATAAGTGTTCAgagataatttattaaaactgTGACTTGTTGGCTGACTTTTCGAACACACCCTTCAatcataatattattaatacatAGGTGAATTTTTCACATACATTTATTTAGAATTCTATTTTTAGAGTTCCACCTATTACGAATTATAAGTATGCAAGCCCCCAACCAATCGCATACCAATAATTAAAACAACCATGTTTATTCAGTATAAAACCAAGACAGTTATGCAAGATACTTAACAAAACTTCCAACAAATATCCAGAAACCAACAATTACGAAATGCTCGTAATATTATCCAACTCGccaataaagaaaaataaagtctATCTCTGCAAGTAGATATGCGTCATCATAACAAGATCCATATATTTGTTGAATTCATCATCCTAGCAAAGTAGCATCAATGTCTAATGCGGGGTTATTGAAGACCTCGTCATAGTACGCATTAGCTCCAACCGCAACCGCATCTTTGGCAATATTTTTCTCCCATCCAAGAAGCACTGCACAGTACCTCGCACGTAAGAGGTTTAGTTGCTTCTTTAGCTTCGGCGCTAATCCACAACTCCATAAAGATGGATTCTCACCCATAAACGCCTCCATGTGTCGCATCATGTATACGCCAGAGTCATTTATGTTCTTTGAATCCCCCCATTTGATATGTGGTATCAACATTTTTGATCGTTTCACAACAGTTGCTCTTGTGCACATGACCTAAATGTCCCATGTAGTCTCCAAGCATTTGTTTCTGTGTAATTAATAAGCATTAGAAAACAACATAAACATTAAACAATATACCATATAAAAATGAAGTcacaaaacaaacaaacgaaaTTGTTTTTACCACGTCGTTGACCGTTGACAAATATTTTTCATCTCGGCACTGTACTTGGGTCTCATTCCGACTGTCTAAAACATACGCCTTCTCTTTCCTTATGTCGACGCATACCATGAAAAAATTCATTATTCTATACACAGGGAAGCAGAACTGCagcaaattttgaaatagaacactttaataatataattattatgatTTCAATATGTGATACCAGTGCATAGCATAAAAAACAAACCAAATCTATGCCTGAAACAGCCATCTGTTGAAGCCCTGATAGTTCATTAGATAGAAGCCTAAAAAATATATCCCGACGTCTATTGTATGTCCAAGTACTTGGCGGTTGAACAATAGACTCCGACTACAAACACAAAGCCCAACAACATATATTTCAATATAATATGATCATAGATACAAGTTCAATTAACGTATAAAATAAAGCTGGTACGTGTCTTACGCAAATTTCAACCGAGGCAAAGAATCGTGTTGGCGATGCATCCGACCTGAACTCCTCATTCATATTCAAGCATATCACCCACGCGGTAATGACTTCAGGACTTACAACATTATCCCTGCAGAGTGTTGCCATGTGCATTCGTTGCAGAATTGTATTATCATACTGGAACATCACTTTGACActgtaattaataataaaaaacgtGCATTATACATAATGTACATTCGaaataaattttatacaaaCAAATTGAAAAAGTTTTTTTACTTGTCCTCTTTCTGGTTGTACATCCCAAATAGGGCCAAAgccttctctttcttattgAGACGTTTGGTCGTACTCACACTCCTCTCCATAAAAGGGGACAAATTATAATTTGTTTTCTTAAGCAGTCCCTTGCTTCTGCAACGCATTCCCACATGATCCACCATATCCTAAACCAACTCGAAAAGGGATTAGTTTCAACAACTAAAATCATTCATGCAACCTttcttatctttttattcatgcCACAAATTTAAAACTTATTCATTATTCATTTGAATTCGTACTCCATAATATTTAAAATCGTAAACTAAAAAGAGGTTCGTACTACAAACTTACAAAATCGTAAGATTAGAAACCTACAATCCAAATTCATATTGCAGttcaaaaaaataattcgtAAAATTCAGAAAATCCCTACAAATCAAATTATAAACTTACAAATTCGTGAACTTGTGCAAATGATTCGTCATCCAAAAAAAAATCGTAACCAATCGCAACCAACCAATCTGTCTTTCTCCACACGACAACTCCCCAAAACAATTCGCAACCACAATGGCAAAAATAAATCCTACATCAATATAAACTTATACCCCCAAATCAAAAAAACCCAAATTCGACACACACATAAGAAACCCCAGAATCGAATAACTAAAAGTGGAACTTTCATATATCTAACTGATTCTTCACATAATAATCAAATTCTTCACATCAATCTTAAAGAATTTTAAGCATAAAGAATCCACAGTTACGAACCACCCTTCGTCTTCGCCATGACGACACACAAAAACCCTCGGTTCGTCGCGTTCACTATGCGCTGTGAATAGATGAGCGCCGTTAATGGAAGAGCGCTGTGAATGCAAGAGTGAATGTTTTGTATTTTCGCAGACCTAGTTttgaagggagagagagaacttTGATAATACACTAGAGTAAATGTATATCAATGACATAATTGCAAATTCATAATACACTAGAGTAAATGTATACCAATTTTATCTTCCCCTAATTTAAAAGATCCGATCTTCTCAATTCCATCATAAATCATTTAAGatattgaaataaaatcttACCATATCAATCGGCGACAGAATCGGAAAAGACAATGATAAACGGAAGGCCAAATTTGTGCTgtgacaattatacccttattgTATTTATCACTACGAATCACAAGTATAAACCTTAAGAATCATCAATCTAGTAAACTCACGATCTGGTCCGTTGATTTAAGAGTGATGGATGGATGGATTTCATCCATaatttatacacttaagagtgttttcatcctagcccacccctatatatatatatatatatagggagaggttcaagaaagaaccataaataaaagaagactggagaaccattttcagccattcgatcatcaagatctacggtggatgcatcatcttgttggatgaatgcagatcctgggttcgaatcctgaagggagcattttttttaaatttttttagtgcattaattttaacagcaaatgcattaatttttacagtggatggattagatttgatggttctcccgttctcacaaataatgtagttctctctagaaccacaccctatatatatatatatatatatatatatatatatatgaagaggttctaataaaaacctctgttaaaatgagaactaggaacctaatcttgaccttttaaatattagatctaatggttaggatttagtcaacaaaagaaactgtgcatctattatattttattgtgcacttaaaaaatatgcaatttatgcaattgaaaccaacaatgcaaaatactcaagcaaatcgaaattgtgcatctatgcaattgaaactgtgcatctatgcaatcgaaattgtgcatctatagTTTAATCTCAGTcgtctattttatttaaatcaatggctttaaattggttcctagttttcatcttaagaggggtttttatattaaccctaccctatatatatatatatgaatactCAAATATATCTCATACGGCTCcacattatttaattttattaggaAATTTCGATTTTGACTAATTTATAGAAAACTATGCAAATATATTATTGCTATTGGCActtaaatatacgaactttgggctcattttttatttttcccacgaattaattttgaaagttgtcaaaaaatacacaaactttgagaATTATCAAAAAATATACGAATTTGGGCTCATTTTGTTTTATCCCACGAAATATATtggtataaaaaaaatgatccaaataattcttttataattaactagctagcttaattaatttaattaatgatagatGATAATTATTCATGAGtgacaatttaaaaaaaaacaaaatgaatcatagtttatgtattttttttttggcaactattaaagttcatgtaaaAAATCAAAGTGGgtctaaagttcgtgtatttggaCACCAATAATTCGTGTTCGTGTCTTGTCCGCTCCGATTCGATAACCCGATAATCGAATAAGAAACTGTAGTTCAAGTAATCCTCTCTATTGTGCGACAATTGGTCGATATTGAAAAATTAAGTTGATGATCTCAAATTTGGTGTGAAAATATGTAAAACGTACCTTTTTTTAATGTTACATGTGCTcaaatattcaatatttttgTTTAGTTCAGCTTCAAATATCATTTTGAACTCACGTGGCATTAAAAGACCatgtccatttttttttatatgtaattTCATGTGTAACTTATTTCTAATTCACAACGTTGCTACTCGCCTTTTATTTCGAAATAAATTTGCATACTTTTCTATAGTTTAAGTGTTAATTGATGAAATTTGATGATccaacataaaatttaaaaagttgtTTACGCGCAGGCGTGAGGTTGTATCCATATTTAATGCAAAGCGGGCTCCTATAATTTC
Proteins encoded in this region:
- the LOC131002641 gene encoding uncharacterized protein LOC131002641; translated protein: MVDHVGMRCRSKGLLKKTNYNLSPFMERSVSTTKRLNKKEKALALFGMYNQKEDNVKVMFQYDNTILQRMHMATLCRDNVVSPEVITAWVICLNMNEEFRSDASPTRFFASVEICSESIVQPPSTWTYNRRRDIFFRLLSNELSGLQQMAVSGIDLFCFPVYRIMNFFMVCVDIRKEKAYVLDSRNETQVQCRDEKYLSTVNDVKQMLGDYMGHLGHVHKSNSPKLKKQLNLLRARYCAVLLGWEKNIAKDAVAVGANAYYDEVFNNPALDIDATLLG